A stretch of Malus sylvestris chromosome 11, drMalSylv7.2, whole genome shotgun sequence DNA encodes these proteins:
- the LOC126590842 gene encoding inorganic phosphate transporter 1-4-like, giving the protein MAAEDQQSSIMEVKDQQNEVLSMLDTAKTQLYHLKAVVISGMGFFTDSYDLFCISLVTKLLGRIYYHVPGSSKPGSLPPSVACAVNGVALCGTLAGQLFFGWLGDKLGRKRVYGLTLMLMVGCSICSGLSFGNSPTTVMATLCFFRFWLGFGIGGDYPLSATIMAEYSNKKNRGAFIASVFAMQGFGILAGGLVTLVISSIFRALYHAEPYSVDPLGSTVPQADYVWRIILMFGAVPAALTFYSRMKMPETPRYTALVAKDQNKACQDMAKVLNLEIKEQSQDNKSSSFGLFSKEFLRRHGKHLLGSAMCWLLLDIAYYSQNLFQKDIFSAVGWLPSASSMSALDELYKIAKAQTLIALCGTIPGYWVTVVLIDRIGRLAIQLIGFFFMTVFMLALAAPYHHWIRPENNIGFIVMYALTFFFANFGPNATTFVVPVEIFPARFRSTCHGISAAAGKLGAIIGAFGFLYAAQNQDPAKADPGYPAGIGMQNALYVLAAINVIGFFFTFLVPESKGKSLEEMSRENEVEVEEQSSIV; this is encoded by the coding sequence ATGGCAGCGGAAGACCAGCAGTCTTCAATCATGGAGGTAAAAGACCAGCAGAACGAAGTCCTGTCCATGCTGGATACCGCCAAAACTCAGCTCTACCACCTAAAAGCAGTTGTGATCTCCGGCATGGGCTTCTTCACCGATTCCTATGACCTTTTCTGTATCTCCCTCGTCACCAAGCTCCTGGGCCGCATTTATTACCATGTGCCCGGATCTTCAAAGCCGGGCAGCCTTCCTCCAAGCGTGGCGTGCGCTGTCAACGGAGTTGCCCTATGCGGAACCCTAGCCGGTCAGCTCTTCTTCGGGTGGCTCGGGGACAAGCTCGGCCGCAAGCGTGTTTATGGTTTAACCCTAATGCTAATGGTGGGTTGTTCTATTTGTTCCGGCCTTTCTTTTGGCAACTCCCCAACTACTGTCATGGCCACACTCTGCTTTTTCCGGTTTTGGCTAGGCTTTGGAATTGGCGGCGACTACCCACTTTCGGCAACGATCATGGCGGAGTACTCGAACAAAAAGAACCGCGGGGCATTTATAGCCTCGGTTTTTGCTATGCAAGGGTTCGGAATCTTGGCTGGTGGGTTGGTGACTCTTGTGATTTCTTCTATCTTTCGCGCCCTATACCATGCCGAGCCCTACTCGGTTGATCCACTTGGGTCGACAGTCCCTCAAGCGGACTATGTCTGGAGGATTATTCTCATGTTCGGAGCAGTCCCAGCCGCATTAACTTTCTATTCGAGAATGAAGATGCCAGAGACCCCTCGTTATACTGCCTTAGTAGCCAAGGATCAAAACAAGGCGTGCCAAGACATGGCAAAAGTGTTGAATCTTGAAATCaaagagcaatcccaagataACAAGTCCTCAAGTTTTGGTCTATTTTCCAAAGAGTTTCTTAGGCGTCACGGTAAACATTTATTGGGCTCAGCCATGTGTTGGTTATTGTTAGACATTGCTTACTATAGCCAAAATCTTttccaaaaggacatattcagCGCCGTCGGATGGCTGCCATCAGCAAGCTCTATGAGTGCCCTAGATGAGCTTTACAAAATCGCAAAGGCACAAACCCTAATAGCCCTATGCGGCACAATTCCGGGGTATTGGGTCACGGTCGTTCTCATAGATCGCATTGGTCGGTTGGCAATTCAGCTAATTGGGTTCTTTTTCATGACTGTTTTCATGCTTGCCTTGGCAGCTCCTTACCACCACTGGATTAGACCTGAAAACAATATTGGATTTATTGTCATGTATGCTCTAACATTTTTCTTTGCCAATTTTGGACCCAATGCTACAACGTTTGTTGTGCCAGTGGAGATTTTCCCAGCTAGGTTTCGGTCCACTTGTCATGGGATTTCAGCGGCTGCGGGCAAGTTGGGAGCGATTATTGGGGCTTTCGGGTTTTTGTATGCTGCCCAGAATCAAGACCCGGCTAAGGCTGATCCAGGGTACCCAGCTGGAATTGGAATGCAGAATGCTCTCTATGTTCTTGCAGCGATCAACGTTATTGGGTTCTTCTTTACATTTTTGGTGCCAGAGTCGAAGGGAAAGTCACTGGAGGAGATGTCAAGAGAGAATGAAGTTGAAGTTGAAGAGCAGTCCAGCATAGTTTAA
- the LOC126590845 gene encoding uncharacterized protein LOC126590845, producing the protein MQESTDLQLCVCVFWSYSFIYIFCEFDLEVYCRGLINDSLYAEAFSRSRWSSLSWGPRQIKQALFNKGVSTVNAEKAIKLVFEEGKPGEDKELIHGLSKLSMDNLVVQASKQWLRGLEVPEQTRKSRVSSTSY; encoded by the exons ATGCAGGAGTCAACTGATCTCCAattatgtgtttgtgttttctGGAGTTATTCTTTCATTTACATCTTCTGTGAGTTTGACCTTGAAGTTTATTGTAGAGGCCTAATCAATGATAGCTTGTATGCGGAAGCATTTTCTCGTTCCAGATGGTCTTCCTTAAGTTGGGGACCAAGGCAAATAAAGCAA GCGCTTTTCAACAAGGGAGTGAGTACTGTTAATGCTGAGAAGGCAATTAAACTGGTTTTTGAGGAGGGAAAACCAGGTGAAGATAAGGAGCTAATTCATGGCCTGTCGAAGCTCTCAATGGACAATTTAGTTGTTCAGGCCTCAAAGCAGTGGCTCAGAGGTCTAGAAGTGCCTGAACAAACAAGGAAATCAAGGGTGTCATCAACTTCATATTAA